In Trichoderma atroviride chromosome 2, complete sequence, one DNA window encodes the following:
- a CDS encoding uncharacterized protein (SECRETED:SignalP(1-20)) yields the protein MWNTQSFFFFILLYNSTTKAIPHNYIYSQWPRRKDELHTPPFTAETAQIKVKAAQDGWNTRNPDGVKMAYTPDSIWRNRGTFLQGRDEIQKFLADKWKRENGYRLRKELFAFTDNKIAVQFWYEWYDEAGQWWRTYGLEDWTFAENGLMRKRQMSGNDVKIREEERWFKDGVDVNTVDISEKHW from the exons ATGTGGAATACCCaaagtttcttcttcttcattcttttatACAACTCCACAACTAAAGCAATTCCTCACAACTACATCTACTCACAATGGCCGCGCAGGAAGGACGAGCTCCATACCCCCCCATTCACGGCGGAGACGGCGCAAATAAAAGTCAAAGCCGCACAAGATGGGTGGAACACCAG AAACCCAGACGGCGTCAAAATGGCGTACACTCCAGACTCTATCTGGCGCAACCGTGGCACATTTCTGCAGGGCCGTGACGAGATTCAAAAGTTTCTCGCAGAcaaatggaagagagaaaatggctATCGCCTGCGAAAGGAGCTCTTTGCCTTTACAGATAACAAGATTGCAGTGCAATTCTGGTATGAGTGGTACGATGAGGCTGGACAGTGGTGGCGCACTTATGGCCTCGAGGACTGGACTTTTGCGGAGAATGGGCTGATGAGGAAGCGCCAGATGAGTGGAAATGATGTAAAGattagagaagaagagaggtggTTCAAGGACGGTGTCGATGTGAACACGGTAGACATTTCAGAGAAGCACTGGTAG
- a CDS encoding uncharacterized protein (EggNog:ENOG41), with product MPIGHVLIRVAKADFAPTVQFYTSALKTLGLNVLPGFPEGMVGFGTAGPEFVLLSSDKPGYAHVAFQAADTKAVDAFHSASLSAGAKDNGAPGIRAGIHPQYYAAFIHDPVGNNIEAGTLTSA from the exons ATGCCTATCGGACACGTTCTCATCAGAGTCGCCAAGGCTGACTTTGCTCCCACCGTTCAGTTCTACACCAGTGCTCTCAAGACTCTCGGACTGAATGTCCTTCCTGGCTTCCCAGAGGGTATGGTTGGCTTTGGCACCGCTGGGCCTGAGTTTGTCCTGCTGTCCAGCGACAAGCCCGGCTACGCTCACGTCGCTTTCCAAGCAGCTG ATACCAAGGCAGTTGATGCTTTCcactctgcttctctttctgccGGCGCAAAGGACAATGGAGCTCCCGGAATCCGAGCTGGAATTCACCCTCAGTACTACGCTGCTTTCATCCACGACCCTGTTGGCAACAACATTGAGGCCGGCACTTTGACTTCCGCTTGA
- a CDS encoding uncharacterized protein (EggNog:ENOG41) translates to MKFDYKLFKGVSVQLKDLSNHEDKAQKMAQLPAVKNMWPVTLIQAPNPKVEWVAGTNSLPSIQSRDVYPPPTDDGNFPPHKMVQIDKLRAKGYTGKGVKVAVIDTGVSGNQSIFCSWLFARHKANEMLD, encoded by the coding sequence ATGAAGTTCGACTACAAGCTGTTCAAAGGTGTCTCGGTCCAACTCAAAGATCTTTCCAATCATGAAGACAAAGCGCAGAAGATGGCCCAGCTGCCCGCCGTGAAGAACATGTGGCCGGTGACCCTTATCCAGGCCCCCAATCCGAAAGTCGAGTGGGTTGCCGGTACCAACTCTCTTCCCAGTATCCAGTCTAGAGATGTGTACCCGCCCCCGACAGACGATGGCAACTTTCCTCCCCACAAGATGGTCCAGATCGACAAGCTGCGGGCAAAGGGTTACACCGGCAAGGGCGTCAAGGTTGCGGTGATTGACACAGGTGTAAGTGGAAACCAATCAATCTTCTGTAGCTGGCTCTTCGCTAGACATAAAGCTAATGAGATGCTAGATTGA
- a CDS encoding uncharacterized protein (EggNog:ENOG41) — MPDLVFITATNRLIPDDKQARKLIRKQAMSKPAHARRKRGGYGQHNLIQYPVGIINEKESEERYYAAWEAIRAIVPSLPSCSYERLRTRYNFDLLDLSQLTSFHISYATASSLASKPDMLSDVLGRRHWSYLNYLPGRIGQNGALDKAAVCVAARAQQWLASPSEPVSGSILKLYSEALADLQAELQCPDACLGPDVLCATELLGIYELLKMSTEDAWNYHSSGAAALIKLRGPERCQSDFEKALLLSHVGQIFHDALNVNQSCFLSDGPWQAVLRAIPTNDNLFNDRSEPIVALLTNVCHVPEYFHKTTQIICVTRDDIPDYWFDDVTSNLHRLRLACLQWQEEYFGSAAAGCPNMVIDTDRQHEALGFSFAVSIVINRLLFSLDPIANAYCEETAQKFASKILQIKKMSLSNESQAELFMAIKLSVARTAQATATKWNDWCKNAQLEPSTRSPLLPKEVFTDWCRRMNWETP, encoded by the exons ATGCCCGACCTTGTTTTTATTACGGCAACCAATCGGCTGATCCCCGATGACAAACAAGCCAGGAAACTTATACGGAAGCAGGCTATGAGCAAGCCTGCCCATGCCAGACGAAAACGAGGCGGTTATGGACAGCATAACCTGATACAATATCCAGTTGGAATCATCAACGAaaaagagagtgaagagagaTATTATGCCGCTTGGGAGGCAATTCGGGCCATTGTACCGAGCCTACCGAGCTGCTCATACGAGAGACTGAGGACGCGATACAActttgatcttcttgatcTGTCACAACTGACCTCATTCCACATCAGCTATGCAACGGCGAGCTCTCTTGCCAGCAAGCCTGATATGTTAAGCGACGTTCTCGGCCGCCGGCATTGGTCATACTTGAACTATCTGCCAGGCCGCATCGGGCAAAACGGTGCTCTGGACAAGGCTGCTGTATGTGTGGCCGCCAGAGCCCAGCAATGGCTCGCTTCACCATCGGAGCCGGTATCCGGCAGCATATTGAAGCTGTATTCGGAAGCATTGGCGGATCTTCAAGCCGAGCTGCAGTGTCCTGACGCATGTCTTGGGCCAGACGTGCTCTGTGCCACGGAGCTGCTTGGAATATACGAG TTGTTGAAAATGTCGACTGAAGACGCTTGGAACTATCACTCCTCAGGGGCAGCAGCACTGATTAAGCTTCGCGGTCCTGAACGCTGTCAGAGTGACTTCGAAAAGGCACTACTGCTATCCCATGTTGGTCAAATT TTCCACGACGCGCTTAATGTTAATCAGAGTTGCTTCCTAAGTGATGGCCCATGGCAAGCCGTGCTGCGCGCAATACCTACAAATGACAATCTTTTCAACGATAGGAGTGAGCCAATTGTGGCTCTGTTGACCAACGTATGCCATGTGCCAGAGTATTTCCATAAAACGACACAAATCATTTGCGTCACTCGCGACGATATTCCAGACTATTGGTTTGACGACGTGACGAGCAATCTACATCGACTCCGGCTGGCATGCTTACAATGGCAGGAAGAGTATTTTGGATCGGCCGCGGCGGGCTGTCCTAATATGGTGATAGATACAGACAGGCAGCATGAGGCTCTCGGGTTCAGCTTTGCCGTCTCCATTGTAATCAATCGATTGCTCTTCAGCTTGGACCCGATAGCGAATGCTTATTGCGAAGAGACGGCGCAGAAGTTTGCATCGAAAATCCTTCAGATCAAAAAGATGAGTTTGTCGAATGAATCTCAGGCAGAGCTTTTCATGGCAATCAAACTCAGTGTTGCAAGGACTGCCCAAGCCACAGCAACAAAGTGGAATGACTGGTGTAAAAACGCGCAGCTTGAGCCTTCGACTAGATCTCCTCTGTTGCCGAAAGAAGTCTTTACCGATTGGTGTCGCAGAATGAATTGGGAGACGCCTTGA